The stretch of DNA ACGAAAAAAGAAACGGACATACTCGAGAACTTACTAGATCGTTATCCAAGAGTTGCAGGGCGTCAAGACTTGTTAGAGAAACTTTGGGATGATCAAGCATATGTCGATGAGAACACACTTAATGTGAACATTACGAGAGTTCGTAAAAAGTTACAGGAAGTTGGAATAGAAAATGCAGTAGAAACGGTTAGAGGAGCGGGCTATCGTCTTCGCATTACTTGGAAAGAGGAAGACGAATGAGGCTTTTTTTTCGTGAACATATGTTATTTATTCTCATTTACTTTAGTCAATGCGTAGTGATAGCAACTCTATTTTGGTTAGATGGCTACAGAGGTACAGGCGTCATCCTGTATGCTGTTTTTCTTTCGCTCGTCCTATTAACCTTCTTTCTACTATACCGGTACTTAAGTAGAAAGAATTTTTACAAGAGGCTAGAAACTCCTTTAAATACATTAGACGAGTCGTTTGAAACGACAGAGCGGACACCAATTTCTGAAGCACTCGACTCCTTACTCATTTCGCAATATCGTTTATATAAAGACGAACTTCAAAAAGCGGAAGATAGACAGGACGAGCATTTGTTATTCATGGACCGTTGGGTTCATCAAATGAAAACCCCACTTTCTGTTGTGGAACTAACCGCACAGGGCTTAGATGAGCCAGAGTCCTCAAACATACGGGAAGAAACAGAACGAATGAGAAACGGACTAAATACAGTTTTATACATGGCTCGTCTTCGTACAATCCAAGAAGATTTTCTCATTAAACCTGTTACGCTTACGAAGCTAATACATGAAGTGAATCAGGAGAACAAACGGTTATACATTCGTAACGAAGTGTTCCCTAAATTACAAGAAGAAAAACAAGCTATTAACGTTGAGACGGATGAAAAATGGCTTTTCTTCTTATTAACACAATTGATACATAATGCCGTGAAATATTCTGCAGGAAAATCAAATAATATCATCCTTTCTGTTTATGAAAGGTCAGGAGAAGCAGTCTTAGAAGTTAAAGATTTTGGGATAGGAATTCCGGTTGTAGACCAAAAACGAGTATTTCAAAAATTTTATACAGGAGAAAACGGACGTAAATATCGAGAGTCGACAGGAATGGGGCTTTATTTAGTTAAAGAAGTCGCTCGGAAGCTAGATCATCGTATCGAATTGGAATCAGAGCCTAACGTTGGAACTACCGTTCGAATTATCTTTTCTGAAACACAAAACATTACATCGATGTAAGAAAAGTGAAAGCATAATCGATAGTTAACATGTAAGGTATTCGGCTATACTTTTCCTAGAAACGTTTGGAGAGGAGATAAGATTATGCTTAAAGTAACAAATGTAAGTAAAGTATATGACGGGAAAGTAGCTTACCGTGCCCTTACAGATATTAATTTAGAAATAGAAAAAGGTGAGTTCGTTGCGATTATGGGTCCTTCGGGCAGTGGAAAAACAACACTATTAAACATCATTTCGACGAATGATGAACCAACTAGTGGATCTGTTGAAATTGAAGGTGAAAATCCTCATAAACTGAAGAAAAACGCACTTGCAAAGTTTCGACGAAATGAACTAGGGTTTATCTTTCAAGATTTTAATCTGTTACACACGTTAACAGTGGAGGAAAATATTGTTCTACCATTAACTTTAGAGGGTACAAAAGTAAAAGAGATGAAGGCCAAGGCAGCAGCGATTGCAGATACACTTGGGATTTCTTCACTTATGAATAAGCGCACGTACGAAATATCAGGTGGTCAGGCACAACGTGTTGCGATTGCAAGAGCGATGATTCATAAGCCTAAGCTGCTACTAGCCGATGAACCGACAGGAAACCTTGATTCGAAAGCATCCAAAGATGTAATGAAAATGCTCGTATCTATTAATGAAAAAGAAAAAACTAGTCTTTTAATGGTAACGCACGACCCACTAGCAGCTAGCTATTCGGACCGAGTAGTATTTATTCGAGACGGAAAACTTCATTCCGAAATTTACCGTGGAGATAATAGACAAGCATTTTTCCAAAAAATAATTGACATGCTTTCACTGATGGGAGGGGATGGAAATGACCTTTCGTCAATTCGCGTTTAATAATGTGTTACGCAATAAGCGACTGTATATTGCGTATTTCCTAAGTAGTATGTTTACAGTAATGGTCTTTTTCACGTTTGCCATCTTTTCGTTTCACCCTACATTTTCAGAAGGAGCTATAAATGAAAATGCACTATTTGGAATGACGGTTGCTGGTGGAATTATTTATGTATTTTCATTCTTTTTTATTCTTTACTCGATGAGTTCTTTTTTGCAATCGAGGAAAAAAGAGTTTGGTTTGTTAATCATGCTTGGAGCATCTGACAAGCAAATTCGATTAATGGTATTTTTAGAAAACATATTAATAGGTTTTGCAGCAACTATCGGTGGAATTGGGATGGGTTTGCTATTTGCGAAGGCGATTCTACTAATTGCCGAGAATGTTTTAATTATTGAAGAATCCCTTCACTTTTATATCCCAACACTCGCGATAGTAGTGACATTTATTAGCTTTTTCATTTTATTCTTCTTTATATCCATTTTTGTTTCGTTTATATTACGTACGAAAAAATTGGTAGACCTTCTAAAAGGAGATAAACAATCCAAGGGAGAACCGAAAGCTTCTATTCTTCTGTCTATTTTGGCAGCACTACTACTTATTGGAGGGTACAGTACAGCACTTTACGTTGAAGGTATAGCAGTTATGTTTGCAATGGTTCCTGTTATTATTGTCGTTACGCTTGGAACGTATCTATTTTTCACACAATTAAGTGTGTTTGTTATACGTTTATTAAAACGAAATAAATCTGTATTTTGGCGAAAAACAAATATGCTATTATTCTCAGACCTTTCCTTTCGAATGAAGGATAATGCTAGAACATTTTTTATGGTGGCGATTATTTCTACCGTAGCTTTTAGTGCAATTGGAACATTATATGGCTTTCAATCTTATTTAACGAAAGGAATAAAAGATGTTAATCCATACACGTTCTCCTATAGTCCGTTCGGAGGAGCAAATAATGAAGAGGTCGAACGTGATATTGAGGTCATGAACCGTATTATTAAAGAAGAAAAGATAGAAACAAAAATGGAAACTCTTCTTTTACAAAAATTCCAAGTGGGAGAAATGGAAGTGTTGGTGGCGAAAGCTTCTGACTATAATCGTTTTGCCGCATTAATCAATCGGGAGAAGCTTCATCCAAAGGAAAATGAGGCGTTTGTTGTTGAACAGAGCGATGCCATTGTAATGGATGGGCCAAAAGCGAGTGAGCGGTTATTGGGAACGAATATTTCACTAATTAATGGACAAGAAATTAGTCCTAGCCGCGTAGTCGAATCTGCGGTGTTAACAGAAATTAACGGTTATTATGTCGTGCATGATAACGTTTATGACCAGCTTGGAACACCGGTTTATACGGATTGGAGTGCAGTTTGGGTTGCGCAAAATGCAAATACGGATCAACTAATTGAAACAGGAAGAAAGTTAGAAGAGGAATTACAGTATAAAGCTTTTTCCGTAGATTATACGTTGTTTGATATTAACAAAGCTTTTGGACCAATTTTATTTATCGGCTTGTTTATCGGAATTGTCTTTTTCGTTTCTGCAGGCAGTTTCTTATATTTCCGCCTGTTTTCTGATTTTGATGAAGAAAAGCGCAAATTCCGTGCTATTTCTAAAATTGGGCTAACCGAATCAGAGCTGAAAAAAGTAGTAAACCGCCAAATTGCGCTATTATTTTTCTCGCCGATTGTCGTTGCCCTAATACATGGAGCAGTCGCACTTACAGCGCTATCTAACCTTTTTAATTACAATTTAACAGTAGAAGCCTCCCTAGTACTAGGTAGCTTCGCCATCATTCAAATAGCCTACTTCCTAATAGTTAGATACTTCTATATAAAACAAATCAAAAACGCCTTAAGGTGAAACGCGTGGACAGAGGGACAGGTCCCTCATCCACACATTTTTTTCCAAACTATACTTATTTCACTTCTTAAGAAAACAACATTACTACTCCAACAATTCCGATGATAATTCCAAAAAAGATGTTCATCGTAATTGCAATCGAACTTGGTTCTGCGTCTTTTAGCTTCCAACCTATCTCTAGGTACCATGCAGCTTTTGGAGCAAAGGTTAAAAACGCACCCACTCCAATTACGAATAGGCCCATCAGAACATTACCGGACCTTGACTCAATTTTTTCCAGTCGAGGTGTACCATATGTAGTTTCATAATGCTGAACAGCTTCTTCCATCCTACTCATTTCCGTGACAGTAGCATCGTCGTTCCCAACAAATCTACCGGAACAAGTAGTAACGTCTCCCGCACCATGGCACTCATAAATATAGGTAGTTCCATCCGTTGTAACAGTATAACTATATCCATTTTCATAGGCAGTGGCGTTTACTGTATACTCTTGCCCTCCTATTTTGACCACGTGGATATTATCTTCAGCCGCCACAACGCTTGGTAGTAAGAGCAGAAGTAAGAATAAAAACAGTTTATTAATTTTCATGACGATTATCCCCCTACAGGATAATACGGATACAAGTTGTGAATGTTTCAATGAGATGGAAGATGTGCTCTGAATCATTTTCCTGTAGGTTGTATTTTCCCACACATTTATCGATGTTGGTCAACTAGAATTTGATTCCCGTCTGGGTCTTCAATAGTAAAGTATGCTGGCCCTTCACTGGATTCATCCGCTTCACGCTGTATCGATATCCCATTTTCCTTAAGGTGCTTTTGAAGTTCCCGAATGTCGGTAAAAGAATCAATATTTTGGGCGTTTTGATCCCAACCAGGGTTAAAAGTAAGGATATTCTTATCAAACATACCTTGGAATAGCCCGATAACACAGTTTTCATTCTTTAAAATAAGCCAATTTTGACTAATATCCCCACCTAGCGTTTGAAACCCTAATTTTTCGTAAAATAGTTTTGATGCGTTAATATCTTTCACGTTTAAACTGACCGAAAATGCTCCTAATTTCATCATACTACCACCTTTTCCGTGGACGCGGGGACATCCCTTGTCCAAACATTTTTTTCAACTGAGAGAGGGAGTGCAATCCTTCCAGCACTGTTATTGAAAGGAGTATGTACCACACTTAAAAGTAAACTATACACTTACTACAATAAGGTTAGTAAATACAATAAAACACTAGTCACCCCTTTATAAGAATTTTCTGTTATTAATTCCTATACAGATTATACCATTGTGTTAGGTAGGTGTGGTTATAAATTTGTCTGAGTGGACGAGGGAGCTCTGACCACACTGTTGACAGATTAGTAGAAATTGTTTAATATCTCAATATCATTAACGTTACATAAAAGCATAAAAGCATAAAAGCGTAAAAGCTTTAAAGTGTTAAAGTATTTTACTTTTAGAATAGGTATTGGGGGGATAATAATGAAAAAAAATGTAACCTTCGGGAAATCACTAATTCCTTTATTAGGTTTAATCGCTGCAGCAGCCTGTTCTATTTTTATTTGGAAGGCAGGGATGAACTTTCCATTAATTGTTGGGGTGATATTAGCTTCCATCATCGCTATTAGCTGTGGATGGAGTTGGAATAATGTACAACAAATGATGGTCAATGGAGTATCAAGAGCTTTACCAGCAGTATTAATTTTATTAGCAATCGGAATGATTATTGGAACTTGGATAGCGAGTGGGGTTATTCCAACGATGATTTATTATGGGATGATGATAATTGATCCGTCTTGGTTTGTTCCACTCGTCGCTCTCGTAACGGGTATCGTTGCGATTACGTTAGGAACTTCCTTTACATCGATTGCAACGGTTGGGCTTGCATTCATGGCAATTGGAGAAGGATTAGGATTTTCACCGGCACTAGTAGCAGGTGCTGTTATTTCAGGAGCTTATTTCGGAGATAAGCTGTCCCCATTATCAGACACTACGAATGTTGCGGCAGCTATGGTTGATACGGATTTATTTAGTCATATTAAACATATGCTTTGGGATACGATTCCTGCGTTTTTGTTATCTCTATTATTATTTTGGTTGTTTGGTAGTTTTGAAGTAGCAGGTTCACAAATGGATTCAAGTACTGTTGAAGCCATGATGCAAGGATTAGGCGCAGCGTTTGTTATTCATCCGTTGCTGTTATTACTTCCGGTTTTAACGATTCTACTAATGTTAAAACGCGTACCAGCATTACCTGCCTTAATGGGTGTTAGTTTATTAGGAGCTGTGTTA from Sutcliffiella cohnii encodes:
- a CDS encoding sensor histidine kinase, whose product is MRLFFREHMLFILIYFSQCVVIATLFWLDGYRGTGVILYAVFLSLVLLTFFLLYRYLSRKNFYKRLETPLNTLDESFETTERTPISEALDSLLISQYRLYKDELQKAEDRQDEHLLFMDRWVHQMKTPLSVVELTAQGLDEPESSNIREETERMRNGLNTVLYMARLRTIQEDFLIKPVTLTKLIHEVNQENKRLYIRNEVFPKLQEEKQAINVETDEKWLFFLLTQLIHNAVKYSAGKSNNIILSVYERSGEAVLEVKDFGIGIPVVDQKRVFQKFYTGENGRKYRESTGMGLYLVKEVARKLDHRIELESEPNVGTTVRIIFSETQNITSM
- a CDS encoding ABC transporter ATP-binding protein, with the protein product MLKVTNVSKVYDGKVAYRALTDINLEIEKGEFVAIMGPSGSGKTTLLNIISTNDEPTSGSVEIEGENPHKLKKNALAKFRRNELGFIFQDFNLLHTLTVEENIVLPLTLEGTKVKEMKAKAAAIADTLGISSLMNKRTYEISGGQAQRVAIARAMIHKPKLLLADEPTGNLDSKASKDVMKMLVSINEKEKTSLLMVTHDPLAASYSDRVVFIRDGKLHSEIYRGDNRQAFFQKIIDMLSLMGGDGNDLSSIRV
- a CDS encoding FtsX-like permease family protein — its product is MTFRQFAFNNVLRNKRLYIAYFLSSMFTVMVFFTFAIFSFHPTFSEGAINENALFGMTVAGGIIYVFSFFFILYSMSSFLQSRKKEFGLLIMLGASDKQIRLMVFLENILIGFAATIGGIGMGLLFAKAILLIAENVLIIEESLHFYIPTLAIVVTFISFFILFFFISIFVSFILRTKKLVDLLKGDKQSKGEPKASILLSILAALLLIGGYSTALYVEGIAVMFAMVPVIIVVTLGTYLFFTQLSVFVIRLLKRNKSVFWRKTNMLLFSDLSFRMKDNARTFFMVAIISTVAFSAIGTLYGFQSYLTKGIKDVNPYTFSYSPFGGANNEEVERDIEVMNRIIKEEKIETKMETLLLQKFQVGEMEVLVAKASDYNRFAALINREKLHPKENEAFVVEQSDAIVMDGPKASERLLGTNISLINGQEISPSRVVESAVLTEINGYYVVHDNVYDQLGTPVYTDWSAVWVAQNANTDQLIETGRKLEEELQYKAFSVDYTLFDINKAFGPILFIGLFIGIVFFVSAGSFLYFRLFSDFDEEKRKFRAISKIGLTESELKKVVNRQIALLFFSPIVVALIHGAVALTALSNLFNYNLTVEASLVLGSFAIIQIAYFLIVRYFYIKQIKNALR
- a CDS encoding VOC family protein, whose protein sequence is MKLGAFSVSLNVKDINASKLFYEKLGFQTLGGDISQNWLILKNENCVIGLFQGMFDKNILTFNPGWDQNAQNIDSFTDIRELQKHLKENGISIQREADESSEGPAYFTIEDPDGNQILVDQHR
- the nhaC gene encoding Na+/H+ antiporter NhaC gives rise to the protein MKKNVTFGKSLIPLLGLIAAAACSIFIWKAGMNFPLIVGVILASIIAISCGWSWNNVQQMMVNGVSRALPAVLILLAIGMIIGTWIASGVIPTMIYYGMMIIDPSWFVPLVALVTGIVAITLGTSFTSIATVGLAFMAIGEGLGFSPALVAGAVISGAYFGDKLSPLSDTTNVAAAMVDTDLFSHIKHMLWDTIPAFLLSLLLFWLFGSFEVAGSQMDSSTVEAMMQGLGAAFVIHPLLLLLPVLTILLMLKRVPALPALMGVSLLGAVLAVVVQGTSVSSIVQFMTSGFSIETGVGAVDSLLNRGGLTSMLGTVGILIIATALGGILEETGSFEVLTKRMMEKVKTTGTLIGSTLLTTLAVGLASGAQFLAIILPARTFVQKYKDMKIDTKNLSRAVESMGTVGINLIPWSVPAVFASSIFGISAWEFIPYAFFIYLVPLINLLFGFTGWTITRKDYSHEIKSTPAKEEAL